Part of the Acidobacteriota bacterium genome, CGTACATTTCTGGCCAAATGCGTGATAGGAACCGTCGCGAGAGCGGACGAGGATCGCCGAATCGTGCTCGCCGGGGTAGTAAAAATTCAGGGCTGTTCCCGGCTGCATCACCTCTGCCCTTTCAATTCGATAAGGAGCATATGCCGGTTCCTTGCTCGCGTCATAGACCGATTTCGCGGCGAAGCCCGCGGTTCCTGCTAGCAGCGTCGACGAGGTCAAAAACAGGAAATTGCAGAACTCGCGGCGAGTTACCTGAGCCTCGTCACTGCGGTCATAGGGAAACTCTTCGTCAAATGATTTCGTCGCTTTTCGAACGTCCCGTTCGTCTCTTTTGTTTCCGTCCATATTAAACCTCGATAAAATGGGTCTAAAACTCGTTCCGCTTATCAGAGTCCTCAACCTGGGTATCAATCCACGACTCGTCCCCCGCAGCATCAGAAAAAACCCGCCCTTCAAATACGCCGCATCCATCAACGTTCACTTCATCCGCGTCGGTGGGCAGCATCATATAAACCTTCGTCTCGACCTTTTGATTACCGAACACGTGTGCGTTTACCGGTTTTGTCCGCCGCAACGGGACGATCTGTTCGTAAGTGCCGAACGAGATCGCTCCCGTCGGGCATACACTCGCGCACATCGGCCTGAGACCTTCGCTCGTGCGGTCGTAGCACATATCGCACTTCATCTGCAGATGCATCTGCGAGTTGTACTTAGGTACGCCGAACGGACACGCGTTAACGCAGTTTCGGCAATCGAGGCATCGCGGTTTGAGCGCAGACATGACGACACCGTCTTCGTTCGTCTTGATCGCGTCGGCCGGACAAACGAGAGCGCAGGTCGGTTCAGAACAGTGCATGCAGACGGTCGGCATAGTCGCCGTGGTTTCCGACCGGTCGATGTAGTCAACAAAGATCATCGAGTATCCCTTATGGGTCGAGCATTCTCGACAGGCGGCAACGCATGCACGGCAGCCGATACACCGCTGCGGATCGATGAACATTGTCTCCTTCATTTAGCTAGCCTCCTTTTGCTGTCTGCCCTTAATCGCCTCGCTCAAGCTCATTCCTTTGCGCACCTTTCCCAGTATCGGCAATTCGCGTGAGTGGATCTTTTCAAGTCTTGCAGCGCAGGCCTTGAACTCAGGGATCTTCGACGTCGGATCGAGAGCGGCGATAGTGATCTGGTTTGCCGCCAATTCTTCTCCCCAATGGTATGGAACGAAGATCGTATCCGGTCGGATCGTCTTCACGACCAGAGCCGGAAAGATGCCTTCGCCGCGGCGAGATACGACCTTGACGCGCTCGCCGTCATTGATCTTGTACTTCGCCGCAGTTTCGGGATGGATCTCGACGAACGGCTCCGGGCACTGCTGAACGAGAAAACCGATGCGACGGGTCTGGTTCCCCGACAGATACTGATGGACGATACGCCCGCTCGTGAAGATCAGCGGATATTCATCGTCGGGTTTCTCAGCTGCTCCTTTATATTCGATCGGATGAAACTTCGCCTTTCCATCGGGATGGGCGAACTTCTCTTCGAATAGACGCGGTGTGCCCTCGCTCTCATCGCTTGGGCAGGGCCAGAAAACGCCGTCCTGCTTATCGATCTTTTCGTACGTGATCCCCGAATAATCAGCCTTTCCACCTTTGGACGCGATCCGCAGCTCGTCGAAGATCGCTCTTGGCGACTCGAATTGAAAATACTGCCCGCGGCCCATGCGGTGAGCGATCTCCTGCAAGATCTCCCAGTCTCGTCGGGCCTCGCCCGGCGGATCAATAGCTTTGTTGATCTTTATGACACGCCCCTCGCCGCTAGTCGTAGTCCCTTCGTCCTCGGACCAGGTGGTCCCGGGCAGCACGACGTCAGCATAGCGGGCGGATTCGGACAAAAAGAAGTCGATGCAAACGTTAAACTCAAGCCCTTCAAGCGACTTGCGAACTTCATTCGTATCCGGCAGCGAAACCATCATATTGCTGCAAATGGAGAGAAGCCCGCGAATCTCGCCCTCGCGCATTTTCGCAAACACTTCGACCGCGGAAACACCGGCCTGCGGAAGTTCAGATTCATCGATGCCCCAGACATCCGAAACATACTTCCGATGGTCCGGCTCGTTGATTGACCGATAGCCCGGAAGTTGGTCAGCCTTTTGCCCGTGCTCGCGGCCGCCCTGCCCGTTACCCTGACCCGTTATCGTCCCGTATCCTCGGCCCTTGCTGCCGATCTTTCCGGTGGCGAGAACGATGTTGATATAGCTCAGAACGTTCTCGGTGCCGTTCGAATGATGCTCGATACCTCGGGCATGCATTATCATTCCCGTCCTCGCACGGCCGTAGGCTCGAGCAGCCTGAACGATCTTTTCCGCCGGAACCCCCGAGATCTCAGATGCGACCTGCGGCGTATACTTCATCGCCGTCTCCCGCGTATCATCCCAGCCGTTCGTTCGCGAATCGATAAACGCCTGATCGATGAGATTCTCGCTGATGAGAACGTTAAGGATGCCGTTCGCGACGGCGGCGTCGGTTCCGGGCTTGAGCTGCAAGTGAAGGTCGCCTTGCCGTGCTGTAGGTGTCTCGCGCGGATCAATTACGATCCACATGCCGCCGTTGTCGCGCTGTTTCCAGAGAAAGCCATTTATTATCGGAAACGTCTCAGCGCAGTTAGCCCCGGCTATGATCAGTACTTCAGCGTGCGGAATGTCACTCCACGGATTCGCCGCGCGGTCAATGCCGAACGCCTTGTTGTTCCCGGCGGCCGCTGATGCCATGCACAACCGACCGTTGTAATCGATATATCGCGTTCCGAGAGCTAACCGAGCGAACTTGCCGACGTGGTAGGTCTTCTCCGTGGTCAATGACGAACCGGAGTAAACGGCGATCGAATCTTTGCCGTATTTCTCCTGCAGCGTTTGGAACCGTGAAACGATGAGATCAAAGGCTTCTTCCCACGATGCCCGCTCAAAATTGCCGTTGCGCTTGATCAGCGGGTGTAGGAGGCGGTCGGGGTGATGGGTTTGGAGATACGCCGTTACACCCTTCGGGCAGAGACGCCCTTCGTTGACCGGAAATCGTACCTGGGTTCGACGCCGACGACATGATTCTTTTCTACAAGGAGATTCATTCCACACTGCATACCGCAGTATGGACAATGCGTAGGCACAACCTTGTCGATCACGCGATCTGCGAGCCAACCGTCGATCGGGGCGTCGTGCAGATGTGGCCCGAATTGCTCGATGATCTTTTCTAAATTCTCTACCTTGGACATAAGCGTCTACTCGTTATCGCCCACCTTAGCCCGAGCACCTTCGAAAACCGACTCATTCTTGTTCGGCAAACTCGCATATGCAAGTCCGCGCATGATCCGCTTGCAGCGAGGGCAGTAATCCTGCAGCGTGTGGCCGTTCGGCAAGGTGTAATCGAAACCAAGCTGACCGACAACTTTTTTAGATCCTCGATCCAAATCTTCCCCAGGAACATCGTCCCGCATCGGGGACAGCTCGCCGGCTCCATCTCCTGGGCCCGCTGCTGATATAGTTCAACTCCGATCGAAGCAGGTCGCTGGACGATGTGAAAAAGCTTTCCGAACGGAAGATAAAACAAGGTCATGATCACCGTAGCCTGGTGCATCAGAGCGATGAAAGAATACATGTAGCCTGCAAACCAGAGACTCGAAACTGTCAGCATCAATCCGGAAACAGAGATCGCTATCAGCATCAGATGGGGCGTGAAATCTAGAAGAAAAGACTGATATGCGATCGCTCCGCGATCTTTAAGCCGCCGATGGATAGCGATTGCACAGCCGGCCAAGACCATTATCGCGGTGAAGTCCAGGGCGTGAAACTGCACCCACGCCGCCGCGCTCCGGCCGTCGAGGATCTGACCGGGGAAACCGAAGATGTAGGCGCGGTAACCGAGATCCCCCTCAAGCTTGAAGTGTACCCAACCGAATGCCAGCGGGAATGTGATTAACGCCGCGAGAATGCAGCCCCACATGATCAGGAAGTGCATCAACCAACGGCTGAAGCCCCGTTTGAAGATGAAGTGCTGTGCGACCAGATTCTTTCCGATCGTCGTTGCCGCCGTTGCCGTATTCTTGGCCAGTTTTTCTCTATCTCGAAAGAGTTTCCATCCTCGAAGCCAATAGGCTCGCGTGGCCGGCCGCTGCAGCCAGATCGCGTATCGGTAGACGATCGCGCCCAAGGCGACGATACTGGCGATGGTGTAGCCGAAGAGCGCCGAATCAAAGTGCTCGAGACTTCGTGACCCAATGATAACGAGTAAAGTGAGGAGGGCAGACGCGAGAATTCCTAGTATCGCAGGACGTTTTCGATCGACACCGATGAGGTCTGGTCTCAACAGTTCGCTTGCCATAATCTTCTGTTCTCAAGTCGCAACCAGCGTAACCCAGTTCGCTAACCCAAATCAAACCTTCTCCGCGAGACCGCCATTGGTTCTCTGGGTACATTCTTAGCCTAAAAAAGCTGTTTTCTTTTCCATTGTTGAGAGCGTTTCGTTTCATGCTCTACGGCGATTCGGAAGTCGTCCGGGATGTTTACATTCAAGAAATAATTATCTGATCCTTCAAGATCCTCATAAGCGGAGAATTCTAGAATGTGCGTGTTCAACCGCCTGACCAGGTCCTGCAGGCTCCAATTGTCCGACGACAACATTTCTTTCACGTGTGGAATACAAGTTTGGGCCTTGTAAAGGCCGCAAAGGGGTTGTATGCGTCCGTCAGGTTGCCGTGGAAGGATCGCGTCGATGGTTTCGTTCAAGCCATCATGCTTTTCCCTACAGAACGAGACCATTATTGTGAACAATTCAGAACCCACTAGCGGAAGGTCGCACGCGAGAATCGCAGCCCACTCGGACTTCGCATTAAGCAGTGCAGTATAGAGGCCAACGACAGAGCCTCTCCTGCCCGCCCCAACGGACGCGTCCTCAATAATAATTAGATTCGATCTGTAGTCGCTTGGCGAATGCCCCACGATCGACACAGGTTCCGCGTTCCTTGCCAAAACGTTTGCGGCCCGCTCCACAAGTGTGAGACCTCCAAGCTTCAGTTGTGCTTTGTCCGAACCCATTCGCCGGCTTTGTCCTCCGGCTAAAACGAACCCTTCGATGGCTGTCATTTTTTTAAAATATCAGAATGTATAGGTCGCGCCGAGGTTTAGGTGAGTTGCGTACCTTGGGCCGGTAAAGAGGTAGTCAGTTCTAAATCTGCGAAATTCCGCGCCCACTGCGAACTGAGGGGTGAATCTGTATAGAGCGTTCGCGGCGATAACGAAGTTTCGTGATCTCCAATCGCGGAATGAGAGGCTGACGAGGTCCGAATTAACGGGGTCGTCGATACCAAGGGAACCGTAGATCCCCAGCTGGTTGTTCAGGACGGGAGGTGTATAACCGATTTGGATCCACCCGCCGCGGGTCCCGATCGACCTAACGCCGCCTGGCGTAAGTTTTAAGCCATCTGAATATGCTAACTCGGTGTTGTAGCTTTGAAAAACTCCGCCCTGGAAGCCGCCGAGATTGCGGCCAGAGAATGCTTCTCCGGCGACGGTGACGCTCTCGGCTACGGGAAAATTCCAGTCCACCGCGACGCCAACGGACTCGACGTCATTACGAGTATTTGCCGGGCCGGTAAAGACCCGCGACATACCGAAGTGGCCTGAGACGCCGATGCTGCCGGACTTTTTGGTGCCGAGCCAGTTTGCATTCGAATAGGCGAGGCGGCTCTGTAGGAAAGGGACTCGGGACGCCTGACCGCTGGTCGGCTGCACAACGAATGCGGCGTTGGTCGCGAAATCGCCGGTCTGAGATTCGAGTGCGGCAGCCTGCACGGTGAGGTTGCTGTTCAATTTCTGATCCACGCGGACCTGCGGCAAACGCGCCCAAAGATTGCCGCCCGCTCCCATCTGCGGATTACCGGCCGCGGCGATCGAAACCGGGTTGACGGGTGCGAACACGATCCAATCCTGGCCGACGGTCACAGACGTCCGTTCCCAATCGAGCCGCGTGTAGGCAAGGCGAAGCCGGACGACGCCGAAGTTTTCGCCGATACCTACGGAAGGAAATCCGCCGAAGAAATCGCCTTCGACGACGGCTCCGATTCTCGCGTTCCCGAGCCGTGCGCCTTCGAGTCTGAGACCAAGTCGCGTTTGCCGAGCACTCGCACTGACGTTGCCGCTGCCGGGGAGAGTCGCGAAAAGAGGAACGTCCGCGTTGTTGGTTCCGCCGCTGTTGCCATATGCGTTGAAGAAGAGCGTTCCGTAGGGGATCAGCCGGACGCCCTTTCCGATATCGACGCCGACCTTCGGCTGCTTCTCAGCGGTGTCGGCAGCTTTCGTTTCGGTCGGCTTTACTGCCGCCGCGGTCGGAGCTGGCGATTCCGATTTTAGTTTCTGAAGTTCTTCGAGGATCGCCTGAACCTGCGTCTCGAGCTGCTTGATACGAGTCTCGCGGTCGGCCGGCGATTCTTGCGCGTAAACAGGGAACGACAGCACGAGTACTAAGGCAATTGCGAATATCGGTCTGCTCATAACCATCCCACCTTCAAATACAACGATAAAAAATCCCTTCGGAGCGGAATATGATCTGAGTCATGTCGCGTGCATGAATGGACAATCAAAAGCAAAACGAACAAAATTGTATTCTCGAATGGAAGAACTGCTAAAAGATCTCGGCGGCGAACTGGCGGAAACGATCACGAGATCGGGTACGACGAAGACGTTCGCGCCCAATCAGTCGATCTTTTTCGAAGGTGACACCTCTACGTTTCTGCCGATCGTCTTGTCTGGTAAAGTCAAGCTCGTCAGATTTCCCGAGCCCGGGAAAGAAGTCATTCTCGGGCTGTTTCACTCGGGTGAAGCTTTTGCGATACCGCCGGCGATGGATGGCAAGCGATTCCCCGCCACGGCGGTTGCCATCGAGAAGAGCGATCTGCTGCTGATCCCACGCAAAGACTTTTTGGAGTTAATGAGATCATCGCCAGAGTTTTCAGCGGCGATCATGACCCGGATGTGCGGGATACTCCGCGATCGCGTCGATACCGTTCAGATCCTCGCGACATCCTCCGCCGAGCAGCGGGTAGTGAACGTTTTACTTCGGCTAGCCGGCGACATCGGCGCGGATGAAGTGAAGGAGATCACTTACCGCCGCCAGGACATTGCCGAGATGGCCGGGCTCTCGCTCGAGACGACCATCCGAGCGATCCGAAAACTGGCTGACAAGGGCTGTCTGAAAATCGTAGGCGGGCGCATATATCTCGAGACGACAAATGAGCTTCGCGAATTGGTGCGGTGATCGAAAAGATGATCTGAGTCATATTTGCCCGCGAGCCTTTTCCGCTATCATTCTGCCTAGAGAATATTTACGTGCGAGTAGGCCATGAAACTCAGAATACTTGGTAATTCCATTCGCTTTCGACTCGGCAGGTCTGAGGTCGAGTCCTTCGGCCAATCAGGTTTGATCGAGGAGCGTGTGAGGTTTGGCAGTTCGAATGAAAACGATCTCCGATACGCACTTAAGATCACTGATGGACCCGAGTTCACCGGAAGCTTTGCCGAGGGATCTCTCACAGTAAGCGTTCCTCGGTCGATCGCCGATGATTGGGTCGGCAGCGAAGAAGTAAGCATTTCCGGCAGCCAGAAGCTGGACCACGAAACTTTCCTGAAGTTCTTGATCGAAAAGGATTTCGTCTGCCTCAGCGCCCACAACGACGAAGACCAGTCCGACCGCTATCCACACCCGAACGGCCCCGAGGCTTGTTGAGCAACAAAATTGCGCAACATGACCGAGATCATATTTCCGTCCCTCCGATCTCGCGATAATTATCCCCGACAACAGATCTGGAGGTTCTAACTATGCTCAATGTACAGGGAAAGACGGTTCGGGAAATTGCACTTGAAATGCCGCTCACGACTCGCGTGTTCGAGGAATACAAGATCGATTACTGCTGCCACGGTGACACGCTTTTTGACGAAGCATGCCGGAAGGCCGGAGCTCTACCGGACGTTGTAAACCAGAAGATCGACCTGATCGTAGACGCCGCGACCGAGACCGCGGGCGAAACCCTTTCCGAGATGTCTCTGAACGATCTCATCGATCATATTCTGGACAAACATCACGTATACACAAAAGACGAGATGGCTCATTTGACTCCGTTAATGGCCAAGGTCGCGAGCCGTCACGGAGATCATTATGAATATTTGCTGGAGTTGAAGGACCTTTTTCGCGGCGGTCTGCGACGACCTCGATCCGCATATGATGAAAGAGGAAATGGTGCTGTTCCCATACATTCGGGACCTGGAATACCGCCTATCAAACAACCTGACGGCAGCGTTTCCGGCCTTTGGCACTGTTCGACATCCGATCAGTATGATGAACGTCGAACATGAGGAGGTCGGTGAATTGTTGTCGAAAATGCGTGCGACAACCAACAACTACGCTTTGCCGGACGGCGCGTGTCCGAGTTTTACGGCTCTGTACCACCGGCTTGAGGCTTTCGAGCGCGACATTCACCAACACATCCATTTAGAGAACAATTTGCTGTTTCCCCGATCGGTCGAACTCGAGCGTAGTGCATTCAATTGAAGGCCAGATGTCGAACACCGCTTCGCTAACAACACCCGCACCGGCAATCGGCCGGGTGAGGACGTTTAAGATAAGGCAGATCGCCATTCCGGTCGAACATGGCGGTTGGAGCTTTTTGCTCGAACCGCTGATCGCCGGCGTGGCGGTTGCTTTTTCGGTCGGAGGGTTGTGGATAGTCTTGATGACAATCGGATTTCTCTGCCGACAACCTTGAAGGTCCTGATCGCCGACCGCATGGGGATGAAGGATGCGAGTCGCGCAAAAGCCGCACTGGTCTTCTTGATGGCGTATGCGTCAATCTTCGCGATCGGAATTCTCGGGACGTTGGTCGCTTCCGGCTCGCGGCCGCTTTTGCCTTTCGCGTTGGTGCTGCCGCTCGTCGGATATCAGATCTTTAACGACGTATCGCGTCGGGGCAGGCAGCTCGCCCCCGAACTATGCGGCGCCGTCTCGCTTTCGGCATCTGTTGCGGCGATCGCTATCGCAGGCGGCCAGACCTGGGCCATTGCTGCCTCGCTGTGGACGGTATTTGTCCTCCGTTCGATCCCGTCGATCCTTTACGTCCGAAATCGATTGCTCTTGGAAAAGGGAAAGGATTACTCAAGGACGATCCCAACCCTTTCTCATGTTGTTGGGCTCGCCGCAACCTGCATCCTTGTCTACTTTGGGACGAGCCCGATCTTGACGATCTTTGCGATGCTGATCCTATTGGGCCGCTCGGTCACCGGACTTGCTCCCGGACGGAAAAAGCTGCGGGCGATGCAGATCGGCCTTTCTTGAGATCGCGTACGGAGCGATGACAGTGGTGTCAGTCGTTGCAGGTCACTTCCTGGCATTGTAGGTCGCCGCCTTGCTCCTGTGGCTGCTACATCTGAAGCCGATTTTGTCCCGTTATGCACAACGTTGATATTGACTTGGTCGAGATGTCACTCGACGTGATCAAGTACGCCATCGGTCGCATTTCGGATGCCGATCCGGGCGCCGGTTTTCCAAAAACTGCGGCCGAGTTAAAAAGGCTCGTGGGTGAGACGATCACGCCCCAAGGGATCGGCGGTGAAACGGCGTTCGCTCTGTTCAGGGATGTTCTGGTCAAGTCAAGCGTGTCTATCGATCATCCTCGCCATTTGGCTTTCGTGCCGGCGTCCCCCACACGGGCCGCAGTCTTGTTCGACTTGGTCACCTCGGCAACCGGTGTCCACGGTGCCTTTTGGCTTGAAGGTGCTGGTTGTATTTTTGCGGAGAATCAGGCGATGGAATGGCTCGTCTCGCTGACCGGAATGCCGGCCGGCGCGTTTGGTGTCTTCACCAGCGGCGGTACGGCCGCGAACCTATCGGCAATGGTCACCGCAAGAGAAGACTGGCGGCGGCGGAACCGCAGCCATGCAAGAGTTCGCGGGATCGTGATTACGTCGGAGTGCGCACATTCATCCGTCAAGGCGATGGCGAAGATGATGGATTTGGACGTTATAGTGATCGGCACCGAGTGCCGGCTAGAGGGCGGGATGCTGGCCGACCGAATAAGGCAGTTGACGCGCGACGAACGAAACAGATTCTTCGGGGTCGTCGCCACAGCCGGGACGACGAACGCGGGCATCATCGACGACCTTTCGGGTATCGGCAGTATCTGCAGGTCCGAGGGCGTCTGGTTTCATGTTGACGCCGCTTACGGCGGCGCAGCTCTCGCCGCCCGATCGGCCCGGCAAATGTTCAACGGCATTGAGATGGCCGATAGCATCACGATCGATCCGCACAAATGGCTTTTTTCCCCTTATGATTGCGGCGCCGTGATCTATCGCAACCCGGAACTCGCAAAGAATGCTCACGCTCAGGAGGGCTCGTATCTGGATATTTTCAGTGACGATGGTGCTCACGGGTTCAACCCGTCAGACTACCAAATACAACTGACACGGCGCGTTCGCGGACTTCCGCTGTGGTTCTCACTGGCTATGCACGGCACCCTTCGATATGAACAAGCGATCGAACGCGGGATCGAACTGGCAAAGATCGCAGGAAGACTGATTTCGAAACACCCTTTACAGAACTCCCGTTCGTGAGCCAGCCTGTCAGTGTGTGTTATTCCGGCGATTAGGCTGGTCATCAGACGATTACCGGAATTGACATATCGAAATCACAAACTGGCTTTCGCATTCGTCGCGCCGACCAAGGTAGCAATGAAAGGAATTCGAAACCGTGGCAAGGTTTTGCTCATAATCCTGACACTGACCAGGACATTACCGATATTTTGGGAACGATGGCTTAATCAATCCCCGAATTCGTTAAAATATGATCAGTCAGCAAAACTAATTTCGCAGGCAAAGGGATCGCCATCGTTCTCAAACTTTGTCGCGGGTACTTTTGCACACTGTATCTCGGTCACCTTTCTAAAGTGATAACCCATCGCCGCGAGGGCGATCCCGTTTCCGAGACTTCGCGGGTAAAGCCTGACGACGCGGACAAAATACTTCCAGAATTGAAGGCGTTCCCGGTCGCTCACTCCGAGCCTCACGACTATCTTGATGAAAGACCCGAGAACGCCGATGACGCTGACTCGC contains:
- a CDS encoding Rieske 2Fe-2S domain-containing protein codes for the protein MDGNKRDERDVRKATKSFDEEFPYDRSDEAQVTRREFCNFLFLTSSTLLAGTAGFAAKSVYDASKEPAYAPYRIERAEVMQPGTALNFYYPGEHDSAILVRSRDGSYHAFGQKCTHLTCPVYYEMSKDRLECPCHEGGFDARTGAVLYGPPPRPLDKVLIEVRGSEVWAIGREPSGGGSHEI
- a CDS encoding 4Fe-4S binding protein; the encoded protein is MKETMFIDPQRCIGCRACVAACRECSTHKGYSMIFVDYIDRSETTATMPTVCMHCSEPTCALVCPADAIKTNEDGVVMSALKPRCLDCRNCVNACPFGVPKYNSQMHLQMKCDMCYDRTSEGLRPMCASVCPTGAISFGTYEQIVPLRRTKPVNAHVFGNQKVETKVYMMLPTDADEVNVDGCGVFEGRVFSDAAGDESWIDTQVEDSDKRNEF
- a CDS encoding MFS transporter — translated: MASELLRPDLIGVDRKRPAILGILASALLTLLVIIGSRSLEHFDSALFGYTIASIVALGAIVYRYAIWLQRPATRAYWLRGWKLFRDREKLAKNTATAATTIGKNLVAQHFIFKRGFSRWLMHFLIMWGCILAALITFPLAFGWVHFKLEGDLGYRAYIFGFPGQILDGRSAAAWVQFHALDFTAIMVLAGCAIAIHRRLKDRGAIAYQSFLLDFTPHLMLIAISVSGLMLTVSSLWFAGYMYSFIALMHQATVIMTLFYLPFGKLFHIVQRPASIGVELYQQRAQEMEPASCPRCGTMFLGKIWIEDLKKLSVSLVSITPCRTATRCRITALAASGSCADLHMRVCRTRMSRFSKVLGLRWAITSRRLCPR
- a CDS encoding molybdenum cofactor guanylyltransferase yields the protein MTAIEGFVLAGGQSRRMGSDKAQLKLGGLTLVERAANVLARNAEPVSIVGHSPSDYRSNLIIIEDASVGAGRRGSVVGLYTALLNAKSEWAAILACDLPLVGSELFTIMVSFCREKHDGLNETIDAILPRQPDGRIQPLCGLYKAQTCIPHVKEMLSSDNWSLQDLVRRLNTHILEFSAYEDLEGSDNYFLNVNIPDDFRIAVEHETKRSQQWKRKQLF
- a CDS encoding Crp/Fnr family transcriptional regulator; the protein is MEELLKDLGGELAETITRSGTTKTFAPNQSIFFEGDTSTFLPIVLSGKVKLVRFPEPGKEVILGLFHSGEAFAIPPAMDGKRFPATAVAIEKSDLLLIPRKDFLELMRSSPEFSAAIMTRMCGILRDRVDTVQILATSSAEQRVVNVLLRLAGDIGADEVKEITYRRQDIAEMAGLSLETTIRAIRKLADKGCLKIVGGRIYLETTNELRELVR
- a CDS encoding DUF542 domain-containing protein, encoding MLNVQGKTVREIALEMPLTTRVFEEYKIDYCCHGDTLFDEACRKAGALPDVVNQKIDLIVDAATETAGETLSEMSLNDLIDHILDKHHVYTKDEMAHLTPLMAKVASRHGDHYEYLLELKDLFRGGLRRPRSAYDERGNGAVPIHSGPGIPPIKQPDGSVSGLWHCSTSDQYDERRT
- a CDS encoding hemerythrin domain-containing protein produces the protein MMNVEHEEVGELLSKMRATTNNYALPDGACPSFTALYHRLEAFERDIHQHIHLENNLLFPRSVELERSAFN
- a CDS encoding YwiC-like family protein, with translation MSNTASLTTPAPAIGRVRTFKIRQIAIPVEHGGWSFLLEPLIAGVAVAFSVGGLWIVLMTIGFLCRQP
- a CDS encoding YwiC-like family protein; this translates as MKVLIADRMGMKDASRAKAALVFLMAYASIFAIGILGTLVASGSRPLLPFALVLPLVGYQIFNDVSRRGRQLAPELCGAVSLSASVAAIAIAGGQTWAIAASLWTVFVLRSIPSILYVRNRLLLEKGKDYSRTIPTLSHVVGLAATCILVYFGTSPILTIFAMLILLGRSVTGLAPGRKKLRAMQIGLS